A genome region from Dolichospermum compactum NIES-806 includes the following:
- a CDS encoding S1 family peptidase translates to MNRNIAIISSLLFLSFPSLTLANVSRSLAKTITPATCNIKPDNPESGEYDSLQKLQTLAKQITVRVIGDNNGGSGTILAKKGNSYLVVTNSHVLLGVNKVQIKTPDNQIYSAQILPNTNFAKLDLAVLQFTSNQNYCLPKEIASFDINTDTPVIAAGYSSSKGEMLFRTGTVKQIISQPSLKAGYEIGYTSDIEQGMSGGPIISSLGYLL, encoded by the coding sequence ATGAACCGTAACATTGCTATTATTTCCTCCTTATTATTCCTATCTTTCCCATCATTGACATTAGCAAATGTTTCCCGTTCCTTAGCTAAAACAATTACCCCGGCTACCTGTAATATAAAACCTGATAACCCCGAAAGTGGAGAATATGATTCACTCCAAAAACTCCAAACCCTTGCTAAACAAATTACAGTCAGAGTCATTGGTGATAATAACGGCGGTTCAGGAACAATATTGGCTAAAAAGGGCAATTCTTATTTAGTTGTTACCAACTCTCATGTTTTACTGGGAGTTAATAAAGTTCAAATTAAAACACCTGATAATCAAATCTATTCAGCCCAAATTTTGCCTAATACTAATTTTGCTAAACTAGATTTAGCTGTCTTGCAATTTACATCTAATCAAAATTATTGTCTACCTAAAGAAATTGCTAGTTTCGATATTAATACAGATACACCAGTTATAGCCGCTGGCTATTCTAGCAGCAAAGGAGAAATGTTATTTAGAACTGGAACAGTAAAACAAATAATTTCCCAACCTAGTTTAAAAGCCGGATATGAAATTGGTTATACCAGCGATATTGAACAGGGAATGAGCGGCGGTCCAATTATTAGTAGTCTAGGGTATCTCCT